A part of Haloarchaeobius sp. HME9146 genomic DNA contains:
- a CDS encoding ATPase, T2SS/T4P/T4SS family yields the protein MNHYEKTDEGEDRTDTTDGGWTVTESESTSTEDESMSTEGEESAATGAGDTDTDVGPEFGPVAEQDTVEDVSEQADGDAMDEEAAGESADASATVTESDSLVPTEETVDELERHEAATILEDEEADADADADSDEPSEELVRREDEEDPADEGETADDASDELVVREDDPEPAEDEDETEDPTELGTEELVLWVEQQETLTKDDIIKLILDDVKAYYDSVTLDESFAARPTNEFIDERWFDFSYLDDLVEVERYWVNRPYAYVSIMFCPNRKEFRYEVTEVKLDGFERYVREDLTRILRNSLMYHDIESERGREVVFEEKSKDIIAEHAATVEDGSIYKLLYYLLRDFLDFGKIDAMMRDENLEDISCDGIDVPVFVYHGDYRDLRSNVVFDKDRLNSFTVRLAQRAGKHISVSDPLIDASLPDGSRIQLTLGSDIATRGSNFTIRKFAEVPYTPVDLIKWNTFDVHQMAYFWLAIENNKSLVFAGGTGSGKTTSMNAIGFFIPPNSKVVSIEDTREITLPHDNWIQSVSRPAVTDGGRGEVSMYELLQASLRQRPEYLLVGEVRTEQRVALTFFNAIATGHTSYTTIHADSVEGALARLENAPLSVPVQMIQDLDVLAIQKQIFTDDTRVRRNQVIAEVHASDDLTAIETNEVFRWDPRSDEYERGDESRLLAEIADERGWTADELTDELAVRTEVLSFLVDNDITDYHDVTRTIHTFQRDRDEILDAIRADRLDGVIHAEAR from the coding sequence ATGAATCACTATGAGAAAACCGACGAGGGGGAGGACCGCACGGACACCACCGACGGGGGTTGGACGGTGACCGAGAGCGAGTCGACGTCGACCGAGGACGAATCGATGTCGACCGAAGGGGAAGAGTCGGCCGCAACGGGGGCTGGGGACACCGACACCGATGTCGGTCCCGAGTTCGGCCCAGTAGCCGAACAGGACACCGTCGAAGACGTGTCCGAACAGGCGGACGGGGACGCGATGGACGAGGAAGCGGCGGGTGAATCGGCAGACGCGTCCGCCACGGTTACGGAGAGTGACTCACTCGTCCCCACGGAGGAAACAGTAGACGAGCTGGAGCGCCACGAGGCCGCGACCATCCTGGAGGACGAAGAAGCCGACGCCGACGCCGACGCCGACAGCGACGAACCGTCCGAGGAGCTCGTCCGCCGCGAAGACGAGGAAGACCCCGCCGACGAGGGCGAGACGGCCGACGACGCGTCGGACGAACTCGTCGTCCGCGAGGACGACCCCGAACCGGCGGAAGACGAGGACGAGACGGAGGACCCGACCGAACTCGGCACGGAGGAGCTGGTGCTATGGGTCGAACAACAGGAGACCCTCACCAAGGACGACATCATCAAGCTCATCCTCGACGACGTGAAGGCGTACTACGACAGCGTCACGCTCGACGAGAGCTTCGCCGCGCGCCCGACGAACGAGTTCATCGACGAGCGCTGGTTCGACTTCTCGTACCTCGACGACCTCGTCGAGGTCGAGCGCTACTGGGTCAACCGCCCGTACGCGTACGTCTCCATCATGTTCTGTCCGAACCGGAAGGAGTTCCGCTACGAGGTCACGGAGGTCAAACTCGACGGCTTCGAGCGCTACGTCCGGGAGGACCTCACGCGCATCCTGCGCAACAGCCTGATGTACCACGACATCGAGTCAGAGCGCGGCCGCGAGGTCGTCTTCGAGGAGAAGTCGAAGGACATCATCGCCGAGCACGCCGCGACCGTCGAGGACGGCAGTATCTACAAGCTGCTGTACTACCTGCTGCGGGACTTCCTCGACTTCGGGAAGATAGACGCGATGATGCGCGACGAGAACCTCGAGGACATCTCGTGTGACGGTATCGACGTCCCGGTGTTCGTCTACCACGGCGACTACCGAGACCTGCGCTCGAACGTCGTCTTCGACAAGGACCGGCTGAACTCGTTCACGGTCCGGCTCGCCCAGCGCGCCGGCAAGCACATCTCCGTGTCCGACCCGCTCATCGACGCGAGCCTGCCCGACGGGTCACGCATCCAGCTCACGCTGGGCTCGGACATCGCGACCCGCGGGTCGAACTTCACCATCCGCAAGTTCGCGGAGGTGCCGTACACGCCGGTCGACCTCATCAAGTGGAACACGTTCGACGTCCACCAGATGGCGTACTTCTGGCTCGCCATCGAGAACAACAAGTCGCTCGTGTTCGCGGGCGGTACCGGGTCCGGCAAGACGACCTCGATGAACGCCATCGGGTTCTTCATCCCGCCGAACTCGAAGGTCGTCTCCATCGAGGACACCCGCGAGATCACGCTGCCCCACGACAACTGGATCCAGTCCGTCTCGCGCCCCGCCGTCACCGACGGTGGCCGCGGCGAGGTGTCGATGTACGAGCTCCTCCAGGCGTCGCTCCGGCAGCGCCCCGAGTACCTGCTCGTGGGTGAGGTCCGCACCGAACAGCGCGTCGCCCTGACGTTCTTCAACGCCATCGCGACCGGCCACACGTCGTACACGACCATCCACGCCGACTCCGTGGAGGGCGCACTCGCCCGCCTGGAGAACGCGCCGCTGTCGGTCCCGGTCCAGATGATACAGGACCTCGACGTGCTCGCCATCCAGAAGCAGATATTCACCGACGACACCCGCGTCCGCCGCAACCAGGTCATCGCCGAGGTTCACGCCAGCGACGACCTCACCGCGATAGAGACCAACGAGGTGTTCCGCTGGGACCCGCGGAGCGACGAGTACGAACGAGGCGACGAATCGCGGCTCCTCGCGGAGATCGCCGACGAACGCGGCTGGACGGCCGACGAGCTCACCGACGAGCTCGCGGTCCGGACCGAGGTCCTCAGCTTCCTCGTCGACAACGACATCACCGACTACCACGACGTCACCCGGACCATCCACACGTTCCAGCGCGACCGTGACGAGATCCTCGACGCCATCCGCGCCGACCGGCTGGACGGCGTCATCCACGCGGAGGCGCGATGA
- a CDS encoding type II secretion system F family protein has translation MSTRESGGVQTPLSEGQTPLPDYEVSQYFPRSRDMTPEERSELRDQYGVIRTYFKSRPAKYRDVQRWLNQARIGTTYDIYLTHSAILAMVGGAVGATVGVLLTFWLANAGILGGLTSPVTAPGGITSLVSSNRVLFAGGASALLLGSTVGGSIWAFRYYYPRNVVSNRERSINVALPHAITYMYAMSYGGMNLVEVFKALAKSHDTYGDVADEFDMIVRDMELFGNDLFTALRNARNLTPSDNLEQFLDDLVSVLDSGGEVTSFFEDQSSHYAETAKDEQEEFLETLSVLSEIFIVAFVAAPLFIIVTLMVISFLGGSTLTQMAVLIYVGLPLGMVGFLLLIDVLSAPFVQTSGVKLEEKRARPIDTEPVEDDDRFGPYQKDQRHERFTELARDPLAVVKATPLLSLLFTVPAALAFTAAVVFQGFATPSVAGFEAAPVAATALLVVLPLLIVAMPLSYFHERKRRREKILAERFPDTLNVLSSANYMGIPLIDALDMVARWSKGVLADELRLVRNDIHWNHDLTEALVGLGNRLKVPHLTRTIKLIAEGGRSSGDMSKILAIAAEDTRNRHRIDRARQRAMSSYIAIVVIGFLVYLMVIVLIDASYFGAIAETTAETENLAEAQAAGFASLSNVPLDTYRALFFHSVIIMAIGSGMLAGKLSDNDTLSGLKYSIGLTLVAVVTFVLV, from the coding sequence ATGAGTACCCGGGAGAGTGGAGGCGTCCAGACGCCGTTGAGCGAGGGACAGACGCCGTTGCCCGACTACGAGGTCAGCCAGTACTTCCCGCGGTCGCGGGACATGACCCCGGAGGAACGCAGCGAGCTGCGCGACCAGTACGGCGTCATCCGGACGTACTTCAAATCACGCCCCGCGAAGTACCGCGACGTCCAGCGCTGGCTGAACCAGGCCCGTATCGGGACGACCTACGACATCTACCTCACCCACAGCGCCATCCTCGCGATGGTCGGCGGTGCAGTGGGGGCGACCGTCGGGGTCCTCCTGACGTTCTGGCTCGCAAACGCCGGTATCCTCGGCGGCCTCACGTCGCCGGTCACCGCCCCTGGCGGTATCACGTCGCTGGTCTCGTCGAACCGGGTCCTGTTCGCCGGCGGTGCCTCGGCGCTGCTCCTCGGGAGTACGGTCGGAGGGTCCATCTGGGCCTTCCGGTACTACTACCCGCGGAACGTCGTCTCGAACCGCGAACGCTCCATCAACGTGGCACTCCCGCACGCCATCACGTACATGTACGCGATGAGCTACGGCGGCATGAACCTCGTCGAGGTGTTCAAGGCACTCGCGAAGTCGCACGACACCTACGGTGACGTCGCCGACGAGTTCGACATGATCGTCCGCGACATGGAGCTGTTCGGGAACGACCTGTTCACCGCGTTGCGGAACGCCCGCAACCTCACGCCGAGTGACAACCTCGAACAGTTCCTCGACGACCTCGTGAGCGTGCTCGACTCCGGTGGCGAGGTGACCTCGTTCTTCGAGGACCAGTCCAGCCACTACGCCGAGACCGCCAAGGACGAACAGGAGGAGTTCCTGGAGACGCTCTCGGTGCTCTCCGAGATATTCATCGTCGCGTTCGTCGCCGCGCCGCTGTTCATCATCGTGACGCTGATGGTCATCAGCTTCCTCGGCGGCTCGACGCTCACCCAGATGGCCGTCCTCATCTACGTGGGCCTCCCACTCGGGATGGTGGGCTTCCTGCTGCTCATCGACGTGCTCTCGGCCCCGTTCGTCCAGACGAGCGGCGTGAAGCTCGAAGAGAAGCGCGCCAGACCCATCGACACCGAGCCCGTCGAAGACGACGACCGGTTCGGTCCCTACCAGAAGGACCAGCGCCACGAGCGATTCACCGAACTCGCCCGCGACCCACTCGCGGTCGTGAAGGCGACGCCGCTCCTGTCGCTCCTGTTCACCGTCCCGGCCGCACTCGCGTTCACCGCCGCGGTCGTGTTCCAGGGCTTTGCGACCCCGTCGGTCGCCGGCTTCGAGGCCGCACCGGTCGCGGCGACGGCCCTGCTGGTCGTCCTGCCGCTGCTCATCGTGGCGATGCCGCTGTCGTACTTCCACGAACGCAAGCGCCGCCGCGAGAAGATACTCGCCGAGCGCTTCCCCGACACGCTGAACGTGCTCTCGAGTGCGAACTACATGGGCATCCCGCTCATCGACGCGCTCGACATGGTGGCTCGCTGGTCGAAGGGCGTCCTCGCAGACGAGCTCCGGCTCGTCCGCAACGACATCCACTGGAACCACGACCTCACCGAAGCACTGGTCGGTCTCGGGAACCGCCTCAAGGTACCCCACCTGACCCGCACCATCAAGCTCATCGCGGAAGGTGGCCGGTCGTCCGGCGACATGTCGAAGATCCTCGCCATCGCGGCCGAGGACACCCGCAACCGTCACCGCATCGACCGGGCCCGCCAGCGCGCGATGTCGTCGTACATCGCCATCGTGGTCATCGGGTTCCTCGTGTACCTGATGGTCATCGTGCTCATCGACGCGAGCTACTTCGGTGCCATCGCGGAGACGACCGCCGAAACGGAGAACCTCGCGGAGGCCCAGGCGGCTGGATTCGCCTCCCTGAGCAACGTCCCGCTCGACACCTACCGGGCGCTGTTCTTCCACTCCGTCATCATCATGGCGATTGGAAGTGGCATGCTCGCGGGCAAGCTCTCGGACAACGACACCCTCTCGGGGTTGAAGTACAGTATCGGCCTGACGCTCGTCGCCGTCGTGACGTTCGTCCTGGTCTGA